A stretch of the Cyanobacterium stanieri LEGE 03274 genome encodes the following:
- a CDS encoding single-stranded DNA-binding protein, protein MNSCVLTATIVRSPQLRYTQESQLAISEMMVEFESISPNNPPSTLKVIAWGNLATDIEQNYKEGDEVILSGRLKMDLVERQGYKEKIAELTVSQIQKVGSQSPRNNVPNFGNEDHYNDSGATLEEDHSMEDLQESDGGDDTTLDQIPF, encoded by the coding sequence ATGAATAGTTGCGTTTTAACAGCCACCATTGTTCGTAGTCCTCAATTACGATATACCCAAGAAAGTCAACTAGCTATCAGTGAAATGATGGTAGAATTTGAGAGTATTTCACCCAATAACCCCCCATCAACCCTCAAGGTAATTGCTTGGGGAAATCTAGCCACAGACATTGAACAAAATTATAAGGAAGGCGACGAAGTAATATTATCTGGCCGTTTAAAGATGGATTTGGTGGAAAGACAGGGATATAAGGAAAAAATTGCTGAATTAACGGTTTCTCAAATTCAAAAAGTGGGTTCACAATCTCCCCGTAATAATGTCCCTAATTTTGGAAATGAAGATCATTATAATGATTCTGGTGCTACCCTTGAGGAAGATCACTCCATGGAAGATCTTCAAGAAAGTGATGGTGGCGATGATACAACTTTGGATCAAATTCCTTTTTAA